One window of Oncorhynchus masou masou isolate Uvic2021 chromosome 28, UVic_Omas_1.1, whole genome shotgun sequence genomic DNA carries:
- the LOC135517736 gene encoding ubiquitin-conjugating enzyme E2 L3 isoform X2, with protein MAASRRLHKELDEIRKSGMKNFRNIQVDESNILTWQGLIVPDNPPYDKGAFRIEIIFPAEYPFKPPKITFKTKIYHPNIDEKGQVCLPVISAENWKPATKTDQVIQSLIALVNDPQPEHPLRADLAEEYSKDRKKFFKNAEEFTKKHGEKRPVD; from the exons ATGGCGGCGAGCAGGAGGCTGCACAAG GAACTTGATGAAATCCGCAAGTCTGGAATGAAAAATTTTCGTAACATTCAAGTGGATGAATCAAATATTTTGACTTGGCAAGGCCTCATTGTTCCA GACAACCCTCCATACGATAAAGGTGCTTTCAGAATCGAGATCATCTTCCCAGCAGAGTACCCCTTCAAGCCCCCCAAGATCACATTCAAGACCAAGATCTACCACCCCAACATCGACGAGAAGGGACAGGTGTGTCTGCCTGTGATCAGCGCAGAGAACTGGAAACCAGCCACTAAAACTGACCAAG TGATCCAGTCCCTGATTGCGCTggtcaacgacccccagccagaGCATCCTCTCAGGGCAGACCTAGCAGAGGAATACTCTAAGGACCGTAAAAAATTCTTTAAGAACGCAGAAGAGTTTACAAAGAAACATGGAGAAAAACGACCTGTGGACTGA
- the LOC135517737 gene encoding creatine kinase U-type, mitochondrial-like isoform X2: protein MAFSFTRMMSRRNTATLLASLGAGTMATCYLMTDSNILSAEERRKLYPPSADFPDLRRHNNCMAHALTPAIYGKLRDQVTPNNWTLDQCIQTGVDNPGHPFIKTVGMVAGDEESYKVFADLFDPVIKDRHNGYDPKTMKHPTDLDASKITNGVFDEKYVLSSRVRTGRSIRGLSLPPCCSRSERREVERVTVQALAGLKGDLSGRYYSLGDMTEKEQQQLIDEHFLFDKPISPLLTSAFMARDWPDARGIWHNNEKTFLIWVNEEDHTRVISMEKGGNMKRVFERFCRGLQQVEKLIQERGWEFMWNEHLGYILTCPSNLGTGLRAGVHVRLPKLSKDTRFSKILDNMRLQKRGTGGVDTATTGDTFDISNNDRLGKSEVELVQLLVDGVNYLIDCEKRLERGQDIKIPAPIVQFRK from the exons ATGGCGTTCTCCTTCACTAGAATGATGTCCAGACGTAACACGGCCACGCTGTTGGCCAGCCTGGGAGCAGGCACCATGGCAACCTGCTACCTGATGACTGACAGCAACATCCTTTCcgctgaagagaggaggaagcTCTACCCACCCAG cgcTGACTTTCCTGACCTGAGGAGGCACAACAACTGCATGGCGCACGCTCTGACCCCTGCTATCTACGGCAAGCTGAGAGACCAGGTGACGCCTAACAACTGGACTCTGGACCAGTGCATCCAGACCGGAGTGGACAACCCGGGCCACCCCTTCATCAAGACTGTCGGCATGGTGGCTGGGGACGAGGAGAGCTACAAG GTGTTCGCCGACCTCTTTGACCCCGTCATTAAAGACCGACACAACGGCTACGACCCCAAGACAATGAAACACCCCACTGATCTGGATGCATCCaaa ATCACTAACGGTGTTTTCGATGAGAAATACGTTCTGTCGTCTCGCGTGCGCACAGGCCGTAGTATCCGCGGTCTGAGCCTGCCCCCGTGCTGCTCCCGCTCGGAGCGCCGCGAGGTGGAGCGTGTGACCGTGCAGGCCCTGGCCGGCCTGAAGGGTGACCTGTCCGGGCGCTACTACAGCCTGGGAGACATGACGGagaaggagcagcagcagcttattgat GAGCACTTCCTGTTCGACAAGCCCATCTCTCCTCTGCTGACCTCTGCCTTCATGGCCCGTGACTGGCCTGATGCCAGGGGCATCTG GCACAACAATGAGAAGACCTTCCTGATCTGGGTCAATGAGGAGGACCACACTAGGGTCATCTCCATGGAGAAGGGAGGAAACATGAAGAGAGTGTTCGAGAGGTTCTGCAGAGGACTCCAACAG GTGGAGAAGCTGAtccaggagagaggctgggagttCATGTGGAACGAGCACCTGGGTTACATCCTCACCTGCCCCTCCAACCTGGGCACTGGACTCAGGGCTGGAGTGCACGTCAGACTGCCCAAACTCAGCAag GATACCCGCTTCAGTAAGATCCTGGACAACATGCGTCtgcagaagagagggacaggcgGAGTCGACACAGCCACAACTGGAGACACCTTCGACATCTCCAACAACGACCGTCTGGGAAAATCTGAG gtggagCTGGTCCAGTTGCTGGTTGATGGAGTCAACTATCTGATCGACTGTGAGAAGAGGCTGGAAAGGGGCCAGGACATCAAGATCCCCGCCCCCATCGTCCAGTTCAGGAAGTGA
- the LOC135517737 gene encoding creatine kinase U-type, mitochondrial-like isoform X1: MAFSFTRMMSRRNTATLLASLGAGTMATCYLMTDSNILSAEERRKLYPPSADFPDLRRHNNCMAHALTPAIYGKLRDQVTPNNWTLDQCIQTGVDNPGHPFIKTVGMVAGDEESYKVFADLFDPVIKDRHNGYDPKTMKHPTDLDASKITNGVFDEKYVLSSRVRTGRSIRGLSLPPCCSRSERREVERVTVQALAGLKGDLSGRYYSLGDMTEKEQQQLIDDHFLFDKPVSPLLTCAFMARDWPDGRGLWHNNEKTFLIWVNEEDHTRVISMEKGGNMKRVFERFCRGLQQVEKLIQERGWEFMWNEHLGYILTCPSNLGTGLRAGVHVRLPKLSKDTRFSKILDNMRLQKRGTGGVDTATTGDTFDISNNDRLGKSEVELVQLLVDGVNYLIDCEKRLERGQDIKIPAPIVQFRK; this comes from the exons ATGGCGTTCTCCTTCACTAGAATGATGTCCAGACGTAACACGGCCACGCTGTTGGCCAGCCTGGGAGCAGGCACCATGGCAACCTGCTACCTGATGACTGACAGCAACATCCTTTCcgctgaagagaggaggaagcTCTACCCACCCAG cgcTGACTTTCCTGACCTGAGGAGGCACAACAACTGCATGGCGCACGCTCTGACCCCTGCTATCTACGGCAAGCTGAGAGACCAGGTGACGCCTAACAACTGGACTCTGGACCAGTGCATCCAGACCGGAGTGGACAACCCGGGCCACCCCTTCATCAAGACTGTCGGCATGGTGGCTGGGGACGAGGAGAGCTACAAG GTGTTCGCCGACCTCTTTGACCCCGTCATTAAAGACCGACACAACGGCTACGACCCCAAGACAATGAAACACCCCACTGATCTGGATGCATCCaaa ATCACTAACGGTGTTTTCGATGAGAAATACGTTCTGTCGTCTCGCGTGCGCACAGGCCGTAGTATCCGCGGTCTGAGCCTGCCCCCGTGCTGCTCCCGCTCGGAGCGCCGCGAGGTGGAGCGTGTGACCGTGCAGGCCCTGGCCGGCCTGAAGGGTGACCTGTCCGGGCGCTACTACAGCCTGGGAGACATGACGGagaaggagcagcagcagcttattgat GACCACTTCCTGTTTGACAAGCCTGTCTCCCCCTTGTTGACGTGTGCCTTCATGGCCCGTGATTGGCCCGACGGCAGGGGCCTCTG GCACAACAATGAGAAGACCTTCCTGATCTGGGTCAATGAGGAGGACCACACTAGGGTCATCTCCATGGAGAAGGGAGGAAACATGAAGAGAGTGTTCGAGAGGTTCTGCAGAGGACTCCAACAG GTGGAGAAGCTGAtccaggagagaggctgggagttCATGTGGAACGAGCACCTGGGTTACATCCTCACCTGCCCCTCCAACCTGGGCACTGGACTCAGGGCTGGAGTGCACGTCAGACTGCCCAAACTCAGCAag GATACCCGCTTCAGTAAGATCCTGGACAACATGCGTCtgcagaagagagggacaggcgGAGTCGACACAGCCACAACTGGAGACACCTTCGACATCTCCAACAACGACCGTCTGGGAAAATCTGAG gtggagCTGGTCCAGTTGCTGGTTGATGGAGTCAACTATCTGATCGACTGTGAGAAGAGGCTGGAAAGGGGCCAGGACATCAAGATCCCCGCCCCCATCGTCCAGTTCAGGAAGTGA